GCCAGTGAGTCCCGAATGGGGCGCAGGATGGGGATCGCCCCGGCGACGGCGGCCTCGTAGGAAAGCTGCACGCCGGCGGCGTCGGCCTTCTCATACAGGCTGGGGCCATCCACTGCCAGCAGCGCCTTGTTGCCGGTGATAACCGACGCGCCGTGTTCGATGGCTTCCAGGATCAGCGTGCGGGCCGGTTCCAGCCCACCCATCAGTTCAATGACGACGTCGGCGTCCCGCACCAGGGCGGAGGCATCGGTGGTGAATAGCTCACGGGGCAGCTCCACCTCGCGGGGGGCGTCGATGGTGCGCACTGCTATGCCCACCAGTTCCAGGCGTGCGCCGGTGCGCGCGGCCAGGGATTCGGCGTCGTCGAGCAAAATGCGGGCCACCTGCGCGCCAACATTGCCTGCGCCCAAAAGGGCGACCCGCAGGGTCTTCGGGCGGGGGGTGTCCGTGTCAACCACGGCGGTGTTGCGCTCTGTCAAAGTCTCTCTAGATCCCTAAATCGCGTGCCAGTAAATCGTCTTCTGTTTCGCCCCGCACTATCAAGCGTGCGATGCCGTTTTTGACGGCGACCACGGGCGGCCTGGGCACATAGTTGTAGTTGCTGGCCAGTGCCCAGCAGTACGCGCCCGTTCCGGGAACTGCAAGCAGGTCACCGGCCGCCACGTCATTGGGCAGATATACATCTCTAACAACAATGTCACCACTCTCGCAATGTTTGCCCACCACTCGGGACAAAGCCGGTGCCTGCGCGGAGGCGCGGTTGGCCACAACGGCCGAATAATCCGCCTCGTACAGCACCGGACGGGCGTTATCGCTCATGCCGCCATCCACCGACACATAACGGCGCGGGGCCGTCACATCTTCTTGGCCGTCCACCTGAACCTGCACCGTTTTTAGTGTGCCGGTCTCATACAAGGTGAAGGTGGTGCTGCCCACGATGGCCCGTCCGGGCTCGATCGAGATGCGCGGCGGAACCATGCCCAGTTCCGCGCAGGTCTCGTGGACGACGGCGGCCATCGCCTGGGCGACCTCGGCCGCCGGGCGCGGGGTGTCCACAGCGGTGTAGGCGATGCCGTAGCCGCCGCCCAAGTCCAGCTCGGGCAGTGTGATGGAGTACTTGTCCTGGATTTCGTGGGTGAAGTGCAGCAGCTTGCGGGCGGCAATTTCAAAGCCCTCGGCCTCAAAGATCTGCGAGCCGATGTGGGCGTGGAAACCCAGAAAGTTGATGCTTTCGGCTTCCACGGCCAGCTTCGCGGCGGCCTCGGCGGCGCTCATGCCCGGAGCTTCCGGATCCTCGGCGACAAAACTGAGGCCAAACTTCTGATCCTCGTGCGCGGTGGCAATGGATTCATGCGTGTGTGCGTGCACCCCGGGGGTCAGACGCAACATGACATTGGCCTTCTCGCCCCGGGCCGCGGCGATGTCCGCCACCCGCTGCAGCTCGTGCAGGCTGTCCACCACGATCCGGCCCAACCCCATGTCTAGGGCGCGGTTGATCTCGGCGTCAGACTTGTTGTTGCCGTGCAGGCCCAGGTTCGCGCCTTTGAGCCCGGCACGGGCCGCCACGGCCAGTTCACCGCCTGAGCAGGTGTCAAGGCGCAGCCCCTCGGAGTCGACCCAGCGGGCCACCTCAACGGACAGGAACGCCTTGCCGGCGTAGTAGACGTCCACGCCGCCGCAGATATCGCCAAAGGCCTCATCGAAAGCGTCCTTGAAGGTGCGCGCGCGCAGGCGGAAGTCATCCTCGCTCATGACAAACAATGGCGTGCCAAACTGTGCCTTGAGCTCGCTGACCGGGATGCCGCTAATGGTGAGTTCACCGTGTCCGACGCGTTCGACGTCGTGCGCCCACAGGGCCGGAACCAGTGCGTTGACATCTCCTGCAGGAGGCAGCCAAGCGGGGGCCAGCTCGGCGCCGGTAACCGGCCGCGTTGTGGAGTCAGTCATGTCCTACATCCGTTCCGGGGCAGAGACGCCCAGCAGGGACAGCCCGTTGGCCAGGACCTGGCCCACGGCGTTGTTGAGCCACAGGCGGGTGCGGTTCACGTCGGTGATTGCCTCCTCGCCCATGGGGGTCACGCGGCAGGCGTCGTACCAGCGGTGGTAGGCGCCGGCGATGACTTCCAGGTGGCGGGCCACGCGGTGCGGTTCACGGAACGCAGCAGCATGAACCAGCACGCCCGGGTACTGGCCCAGCACGGCCAGCAGCTCGGACTCGGTGGCGTGGTTCAACGCGCCGGCGTCGAAGGCGCTGCGGTCCACGCCGGCGGCCTCGGCGTTGCGGCCCACCGCGCAGGTGCGGGCGTGGGCGTACTGGACGTAGAACACGGGGTTCTCGTTGGACTTCTTGGTCAGCACGTCCAGGTCGATGTCGATGTTGGAGTCGGAGGAGAAGCGGGCCAGGGAGTAGCGGGCGGCGTCGGTGCCAACAATCTCGACCAGGTCTTCCATGGTGACAACCGTGCCTGCGCGTTTGGACATGCGTACGGGCTTGCCGTCCTGGACCAGGTTGACCATCTGGCCGATCAACACCTCGACGCGGTTGGCGTCATCGCCCATGGCTGCCGCGGCGGCTTTTAGGCGGGCCACATAGCCGTGGTGGTCAGCGCCGAGCATGTAGATGCACAGGTCAAAACCGCGGTCTCGCTTGTTCTTGAAGTACGCGATGTCCCCGGCGATGTAGGCAGCGTTGCCGTCGGACTTGATGACCACCCGATCCTTATCGTCGCCGTAGTCGGTGGAGTTCAGCCACCAGGCGCCGTCCTTGAGGTACATGTTGCCGGAGCCCTTGAGTTGCTCAAGGAGCTTCTCCACGGCGCCGTCCTCAAAGAGGGAGTTCTCGTGGAAGTACACGTCAAAGTCCACACCAAACTCGTGCAGCGAGGCGCGGATGGCGGCAAACATGAGTTCCACGCCCTGGGCGCGGAATTCTTCCTGCGGGTCCTCGCTGGAGAGGATGTCCGGGTTGTTCGCCATGACTTCGCCGGCGATGTCCTGGATGTACGCACCGCCGTAGCCGTCTTCCGGTGCGGGCTCGCCCTTGGCGCTGGCCAGCAGGGAACGGGCAAACTTGTCGATCTGGTTCCCGTGGTCGTTGAAATAGTACTCCCGGGTGACGTCTGCACCCTGGGACAAGAAGATCCGGGCCAAGGAATCGCCCACGGCGGCCCAGCGGGTGCCGCCGAGGTGGATGGGACCGGTGGGGTTGGCGGAGACGAATTCCAGGTTGATTTTGGTGCCGACCATCGCCGTGGTGGTGCCGTAGCTTTTGCCCGCCTCCACGATGGCCTTGGCCAGTTCGCCGGCGGCGGCGGCATCAAGGATGATGTTCAGGAAGCCGGGGCCGGCAATGTCGACCTTGGATACGCCGGGGATCTGTGCCAGGCGCGTGCTGAGTAATTCGGCGATTTTGCGCGGCGGAACACCTGCCGGCTTGGCCAGCTGGAGGGCGATGTTGGTGGCCCAGTCGCCGTGCTCGCGGCTCTTGGGCCGCTCCACACGGACTTCCGTGGGCAGGGCCTGGGCGGGAACATTGAGTTCACCGGCGTCGAAGGCTTCTTTGAGGCAGGTGGCAATGGCGGCAGAAAGTTCTTCAGGAGTCACGTCTCCAAGTGTACGGTTTCACCGCTTGGCTCCTGCAATCCGCCCAAAATATGGTCCTACCTCGTTGAGGGGGCAGATCATCCCCGCCGCGAAGATGAACAGGGCCGCGCTGAGATTCAGGCAGCTCCTGCCTGATCCCGTCTGTTTTGCACCTTCTGCGCGTGCTGACTCCCAACACCCGCAGGAGCTGCAGAACCAATGACGGAGGCGACGCCGGGGCGGGCTCTTGGGGCTTTAGACGTTGAGGGGGCGGATCACCGGCGCGAAGATCTGTCCCCTCAACGAGGGGTGATGTGTCCCCTCAACGAGGTTTCTCAGCGGCGGGCGACTCAAGCCGGGATGGGGCGCGCTTCTGCGAAGTCGTCCTCAAGCATCTTCGGGCGGCAAATGATCCACGCTCCGGCGCCCAGCAGCACTAACGTGGCGAACAAGAACACAAACGGCACCGTCCACGATCCCGTCGACTGCCGCAGCAGGCCAAAGAACAGCGGACCGGCACAGGCCAACGTGTAGCCCATGCCCTGACTGAACCCGGAGAGTGCTCCGGCACCAAGCTGGGTGCGCGTGCGGTGGTTGATCAGCAGCAAGGACAGCGGGAACGTGCCCGGCCCCAGACCGGCTAGCGCCACCCAGAGCCAGGTGCCGTTTGCGGGCGCGAGCAGCAGGCCCAGATAGCCGGCAACAAAGCAGCCCAGCATCACCACCACCGCCGGGAAGGGGTTGCGCATCTTGGCGGCGATGAGTGGGATGCACAGGCTCAACGGCAGACCCAATGCGGCAAAGAGCGCCAGCATGGAGCCGGCCTGGCCCCTGTCAAGACCGGCCTGGGTGAGGATCTCCGGCAGCCACGCAAACATTGCATAAGTATTCAGTGAGGTGCAGCCAAACATGAAGGTGAGCCCCCATGCCGTGGGCGACTTCCACAGGTTCATCTTCTCCGGCACAGCCACGTGCACCGGGGACGAATGCACTCTCAGCTCCTGCGCAAGTACGACGGCGGAAGGCCCGGTGCCAGCGGAGGCGGCGGACGCCGTCGTGCCTGGGGAAGGTGTGCGTTGGGAAAAGAGCGCAACAAGCCACGGGATCAGCGCAATGGTGCTGATCCCGGCCCAGGAGGCGAGGGAGAATTGCCAGTTCGTGGCGTCGGCGACGGGGACCGAGAGTTGCGCGGGCAGGGCGGTGCCCACGGAGATGGCTGTGACATAAAGTGCCGTCATGAGGCCGATTTTGGTGGGGAAATGTTTCTTCACCAGCGGCGGCAGCAGGACGTTTCCGGCGCCGAGTCCACCGAATGCCACAACCGAGAAAACCAGAAACAGCATGGTGTTCGGCGCCATGACACGCGCAAGCTGGCCCACCATGCCCACCAGGACGGCGATGACGATGAGCCGTTCAAGCGAGGCCCAGCGGATCACATAGGGAGTCAGGAAGCCGAACAAGCCAAAAGCAGCGGTGGGGAGCATACCCAAGAAGCCGATGGTGGCGGGGGTCAGCGGGAGATCGTTGTTGATGGTTGAGATCAACGGCGGAACTACAGTCACGGCCGCGCGCAGGGTCAGCGCGGTCAAGATGATGGCCGCCGCGAATAGCCAAGCCCGCTGTTTCACTCTTGCGCCCATGTGTTCACCATTGCCCCAACGTTACCGGTTTTCCATCAAGCGCCCCTCACCTGCTAAACTCTTTCTCGTTCCCTTTGGCAACCACGGTTGCCGCGCCTTCGTAGCTCAGGGGATAGAGCGTCCGCCTCCGGAGCGGAAGGTCGTAGGTTCGAATCCTATCGAGGGCACCGTTAGTCCGAAGTTCCAACTGTTTCAGGTTGGAGCTTCGGACTTTTTTCTTTTGCGCTCCGGTCCCTCACTCTCACACATCGTTGTCGCACTAGTTCGCTCGTGGTGGGCGGGTCAGGGGAGGTTCGATGCGATGATGGCGAGCGTTTTGTCAGCAGTCTTGGAATTTTTCCACTTGTCCAGCAGCGCCTTGGGGGCATTGTCCACACCCCCGCAGACCAACTCCAGGATGGTCCCCTTGGGCTCGGGCCGCACAGTGGCGATGTACAGATTGCCTCACGATAACGCTGTCTTGCCACTGGAGAATGTGGCACTGAGTGTTGCCGGATCAGCGGCGGCCATTTCAAATTTGCCGCCCTCCACAGTCTTCACCACTGCGGCGAACACTTCCTCTGCTGCATGGGCCAAGGTCACTGACTTCATAGCGGGTGCGTGCATCTGCTTCACTTCCTTGTCATCTGTTTCCCGGCCTGTCCGGATAGGGTTCCGCCCTCATCGTAGTGAGAACGTGCGCCCCAACGCGATGGGCATCACTGCCCATCGGAAGCCACCGTTGCCGAACCATCCCATGTAGCGCTGATAGATCGCCTGAACGTTGTGGCTGGCGGAGAGGAGCCAGACCATATTCTCCTTAGTCTCCATATGGACCAGTGGTGCGGGGAGACGTCGCTGGACCGGGGCTGGTGATCGATTCCGGGCCTTGCAGCCATCGCGGTCCGGCTGGAGCACATACTGCAGCGGTCCAGGCCGACACATTGCCTCGATCCCTTGACTTCCCATCCAACCTCCGAAAAGCTCAGGCCACGGACAGTCGATGAAAGGTCTCCATGAACAAGCCCGAGTTACCTTTATTTCCCGCCGATTTTGTGTGGGGGGTTTCCACCGCCGCCTACCAGATTGAGGGGGCGGTCACCGAAGGTGGCCGGGGGCCCTCAAGTTGGGATGACTTTGTGTCCCAGCCCGGACGCATCGTCAATGGCGACACGGGCGAGGTGGCCTGCGACCACTACCACCGGTATCCGGAGGACACCGCGCTCATGAAGGAGCTGGGTGTTGACGCGTACCGCTTCAGTTTCTCCTGGTCCCGCATCCAGCCGGGTGGAAGAGGTGCGGTGAACGCCGTCGGACTGGGCTTTTACGACAAACTCGTTGACGGCCTGCTCGAGGCCGGCATCACCCCCAGCCCCACCTTGTTCCACTGGGACACCCCGCTGGAACTGGAACAGGCTGGCGGCTGGCTCAACCGGGACACCGCCGAACGCTTTGCCGACTACGCGCA
This region of Arthrobacter alpinus genomic DNA includes:
- the lysA gene encoding diaminopimelate decarboxylase, with product MTDSTTRPVTGAELAPAWLPPAGDVNALVPALWAHDVERVGHGELTISGIPVSELKAQFGTPLFVMSEDDFRLRARTFKDAFDEAFGDICGGVDVYYAGKAFLSVEVARWVDSEGLRLDTCSGGELAVAARAGLKGANLGLHGNNKSDAEINRALDMGLGRIVVDSLHELQRVADIAAARGEKANVMLRLTPGVHAHTHESIATAHEDQKFGLSFVAEDPEAPGMSAAEAAAKLAVEAESINFLGFHAHIGSQIFEAEGFEIAARKLLHFTHEIQDKYSITLPELDLGGGYGIAYTAVDTPRPAAEVAQAMAAVVHETCAELGMVPPRISIEPGRAIVGSTTFTLYETGTLKTVQVQVDGQEDVTAPRRYVSVDGGMSDNARPVLYEADYSAVVANRASAQAPALSRVVGKHCESGDIVVRDVYLPNDVAAGDLLAVPGTGAYCWALASNYNYVPRPPVVAVKNGIARLIVRGETEDDLLARDLGI
- the argS gene encoding arginine--tRNA ligase, with protein sequence MTPEELSAAIATCLKEAFDAGELNVPAQALPTEVRVERPKSREHGDWATNIALQLAKPAGVPPRKIAELLSTRLAQIPGVSKVDIAGPGFLNIILDAAAAGELAKAIVEAGKSYGTTTAMVGTKINLEFVSANPTGPIHLGGTRWAAVGDSLARIFLSQGADVTREYYFNDHGNQIDKFARSLLASAKGEPAPEDGYGGAYIQDIAGEVMANNPDILSSEDPQEEFRAQGVELMFAAIRASLHEFGVDFDVYFHENSLFEDGAVEKLLEQLKGSGNMYLKDGAWWLNSTDYGDDKDRVVIKSDGNAAYIAGDIAYFKNKRDRGFDLCIYMLGADHHGYVARLKAAAAAMGDDANRVEVLIGQMVNLVQDGKPVRMSKRAGTVVTMEDLVEIVGTDAARYSLARFSSDSNIDIDLDVLTKKSNENPVFYVQYAHARTCAVGRNAEAAGVDRSAFDAGALNHATESELLAVLGQYPGVLVHAAAFREPHRVARHLEVIAGAYHRWYDACRVTPMGEEAITDVNRTRLWLNNAVGQVLANGLSLLGVSAPERM
- a CDS encoding CynX/NimT family MFS transporter: MGARVKQRAWLFAAAIILTALTLRAAVTVVPPLISTINNDLPLTPATIGFLGMLPTAAFGLFGFLTPYVIRWASLERLIVIAVLVGMVGQLARVMAPNTMLFLVFSVVAFGGLGAGNVLLPPLVKKHFPTKIGLMTALYVTAISVGTALPAQLSVPVADATNWQFSLASWAGISTIALIPWLVALFSQRTPSPGTTASAASAGTGPSAVVLAQELRVHSSPVHVAVPEKMNLWKSPTAWGLTFMFGCTSLNTYAMFAWLPEILTQAGLDRGQAGSMLALFAALGLPLSLCIPLIAAKMRNPFPAVVVMLGCFVAGYLGLLLAPANGTWLWVALAGLGPGTFPLSLLLINHRTRTQLGAGALSGFSQGMGYTLACAGPLFFGLLRQSTGSWTVPFVFLFATLVLLGAGAWIICRPKMLEDDFAEARPIPA